Within the Glycine soja cultivar W05 chromosome 3, ASM419377v2, whole genome shotgun sequence genome, the region AATCATTAAATGAGAAGCAAAATCTaccaaaatgataatttttaataaattctaacAAATCATAGAAAAAGTCTTCGAAAGAAAGTGTCCTTAGCATTTCTCTTCTACTAAAGGTTTAACATACATGATCGAGATAAAACTCTAGTTCTGACTAGAGAACACTACTAAAAACTGAAAAACAACACCTTTGGTAAgttgtcatttttttcatttcaaaattgaaaaagccATCCACTTATCACTTCTCTATTCATCAACGATTTTTTTCCAACACTGCCAAGTACAAAGAAATTGACACCATATCTCAATCATTAATCAACAAAACCAAAGTCAAAGCATGAATGAcctgaaaacaaaaaaaccaccaaaaccCATACCTTTGCAATTCGTTTGGCACTTCGGTACCTCATCATGCGTGCCCATCCAGCCATCAATGCGATGCCGAACAACACCCCCATAAAAATCCCAGAAAACAAACCCATTTTCCCAGAGTCCAAACACCACCTTTCCTCTTCCAACACAAAAAACACAAACCCAAAGACATAGACAAAGACACCcacatgagaaaaaaaaaagagcacaaATCCAAGCCAAAAACGAAACTTTAAGTGAAATTCGAGAAAAAAAAACCCCAAAGGGTCTTACTTTAGAGGATGAACTCCAATTGGAATGAGATTCTGCAGAGAGACCAAAAGTTGCAGCCAAATGAAAAACCTAAAATGttgattttttcttcttgtttaatGTTAGAAGATGTAGGACTCCCTTCTACTACTGTGAGTGAGTTTTCAAAACTGTGAATAATGCAAAGTTTTCTCGTTTCTAACGTTACTTTCAGTGTTGTGCGTTCATCTTCTCTCCCTCCACAGGATTGAAAACAAAGCATTAAAGCCTTCCTAGCTGAGCTGTAGGGTCTCTACATCTTCAACATTGTtgtcattttttacatttatactttccctttattttcggtaattttatttgtttgtctctctctGCTggtttaatatcttttttttaacatacttcttctaaaattttcctttttatcgattaaaatttgttaaaaattaaaattatgaataattttttataatttattaaatataaagtgaaattccacaattatataatttttaataacttttaattagtaataaaaaattaattcatgagCATGTAAAATAGCTTTATACTTAACAGATCACAATGTATCAATCTTTTTCTATTCTCCCCATATCTCTAGTGTGATTTTCTTAATGTATTAACAGTTTattgttaatgaaaaaaatctGATCatgttattgtaaaaaaatcactatatataataagaatattaatttttatcataatttatattaccagcaattttttttattaattggcgGCATAAATTTTTTACAGTCACATGACATACATAACcattaatttctaataaaaaatgttaacaatATATTATCCACATTTGTCAAATTACATGTCAAGGGGTGTTGAATCTTGACAGTTTGGACCGTTTGGTAAAGGAAAAATATGGGAGCAAAGTGAAAAAATGGAGGTTGTTATTTCCAGTGCTTTGATGACACTTGTAATTTGTCTCTTTGTGGCTGCTTTAATTATGTCTGTGTCTTACTCCTACCATATCCACTAGACTGCCTCACCAAAATTTCGAGAAAAATAATGTGTTACTTTGACTTTTCAGAACAACTATGAGAAGGAATTCAGGGACCTAAATTTCCCTTTACCATTGTCCTTCTGTGTCTGTGCAACCAATAGtgttattttctttcaattagTATTACTTTTACAAcagtttttatatttgtttcttttccttctgttttttctattctattatatatattattccttttattacacacttttttttcttgttttcttatcTCTCTTCATATTGGAAAAAAGATAATTAGAATATGATTATTCTTGTGaaataagtataatttttttaaaaaaaaatgactgaattttttaactttaaattatgATCTTAATTTCGATATAAGCATTgatatatgtttaaatttttttatttattcttttaccttttttttaaaaaaactatcttattgttataatttcttaaaaatgtttttattattcattaaaagaacatgttttattaaaaaaagggtacatttttcacaaaaatacaaacaaatggGCATTTAAAGTTATACTTAAACACActatttggaaatgaaatttaaGTTTCAAGTCTTACCTAtccctttcttccttttctatAACAAGGTTGTTTACTTTTCATCCATCTTTGGCTAAGATAAGTTCGATATCATGTCATGGTTCAGTTGCTTCACTGTTAAGGtgagatatttttcttattctttggaAAATGTCTAtgcatgttaaaataatttatcgtgCATCTTTTCTTAATGTAAAAGTTTACAAagaaagtttgatttttttttttgtcttattaatcaatttatttGAACTGGGGTAGGGACATTGAAAAAACATATTGCCATTTGTTGGGTTAGGATCACTTGACAAAAATATCCAGCTTAGGGTTAGCTGGATGATGAATGGAAACACAATGGGAATATCTTATTCCTTAATAACAATTTGGGTCCTACTTTGCAGAATGTGTACTTAAGGGAGGGAGGTATGGTTCCTATATTTTAGGTAATTGGATTTTCTGTAGTTTGAAAACAAATTGCATGACCACCAAAAGTCCAATGCTTATACACAATGAGTTTTtgttacattttattattatttataagatgaagtattttttttattgttattagaTCGCGTAAAGTTTAAAAAGAAACCGttgagaatttgaatttgtatgTTGTCTACTCGTCTACACTTTTATGCtttatatctttatctttatattaataaaaataaataagttttggagagaaaattaagccccattttttcacactattttttttattcgatttatttcttttatttttgctcAAAATAAGAATATGAAATTATTCTGGCAATTATGAGTATTTTTCTTACCATCTTCATAATTGCAACAAATTTAGATAAAATAGTCCATTTATCTTCTACAATTTGTAATTTGTCACATATTTTgttatatcttttcatttaatgttaatttaaattctaatacacaGTTAACTAAAAAAGAATACCTTATTTGTGAGAAGGATACATAATTTCTCAAGTCCAACTGGCTCTTTACGAACTATATGGATTAAATTGACACATATAATAGGAATAGTGTTACTCTAATTAGGAGAAACATAATGTAGGAGGCCCAAGATCAAATTTGTGAAGTGATTTAAGTAACAATTTTTCTGTTTAGTAGCACTTTGGTTCCAAATGTTTAAGTTAGGGGAACAACTAGAGTATGTTGATAACATCATATAGAATGGTGTCCCCCCACTTTTATGCTTGAACTTTGGTCTTAGCTACCTTTAATATTGTGGATATTGATTGGTAGCAAATATCTAtggttgttgttggattgggagtcaaagaaaacattttcaagGAGTTTGATCATTACCATTTCAGGTAAAATGGTGGTAATCAGTTGTAAAAATAAGTTAAGTAGAACAAATTAAAGATTTGCATAAATATGCCTAATATGTTTATCAAATTTAAGGCCtaaatttaatatgttatctacaataaaaaaaattagacttaACTTGACCTATTTATATATAAGCTTTGATTTGACTTGTTAGCTTACTTAAAGGTCATAATTCTTTTTACAATAGGCTAACAAAGAAAAACTccacgtaaaaaaaaaaacaataatttataaaaattaaaaccactGCTTGttcacataaaaatataaataattaatattcatctcttaattaagataaaatatctatatttataattGATATTATCTGATAATGTAAAGATTAatctaattattaaataatattatttagaaaTATTCCAACATATTTAATATGAATTCACATATTTAATTAACATCTGAGTAGGTTATAAACAACAATGAAAAGCAAGTAATAATTTAAGTTATGAATATTAATTTGTCACGTTCTGGAGTATTTGTTTTTCTCATTGCAGCATATACCATTCAAAAGGCAATGGATTTGCAGTGTTCGAGCATGTtaattgatgttgatgatgttttttttttttttttacgtagatgtacatgttgatgatgatggatTGGCTTTAAAGGAAAATTTAGGGACTAGGGAGGAAATAAGGTGACAGTGACACAGTGTAGGCATACTAATGTAATGGTAGTAATGGGGGCAAAGCCacgttctttttttttattatttaaaaaatgaacttattaaaggaaaagttttatttaatatataatagaaaaaatatttttagtttttatatttctggttaaaaacattttacatCGAAAGATTTagcttttaaacttttaaaaaaatatagatttattttctcttctttaaattcataatatatttttaaactaagaAAGAACtaaatttacatgttttttttatgagtttgagaaacaaatttatcaaaataaaagtgCAAACTTTTTAATCACATTTGATCGAAAATATATGGATtaaacacttttttatttattactaactTATTGAGAAAGAGTTTGCCCAGTCACTTCCTAAATGAATGGGGAATAAGTGAAATCTCTTTTGGTTTGACAAGGGGAATGGAAAGTCCAAAAGCTTCACATTACATTTTGTCTATACGATAAAAACAACTAACTTTGGGCTTGTAAGGACATCATGAATACGATATCAAAAGTTATATCCAATTCAAAAAGTTTTCTGAAATGGCAATTGCAATTCtccttatttatcttatttttttaataaaaaaatattgatggatCGATaccaaataataagaaaaaagagagaaaagatataaatataatataggaAGAGTAAAATCGAGAGAAATGATTAAAATGCTGAGATATTCataaatcattactattttttatgaaaaacataATTTCGTTGAAGTATAATTTGTGAATGAACAGAAAAgctcaaataaatataatgatataaATTGGGATGTGAAAATTCTTTTGTGCATTAATCATAATGAGAATTTCATataagttttttctttaaaaattcaagttttttttatataaaaaattgatatgcATGTAAGATTTAGTGTCTCATATAAAATGTATGTGACttattaataactaataaatataattaatgattatgAACTAAATTGGAAATGGATTATACACTTAAATGGAAtaactttaataaataattactgtTTGATGAGAGTAGTAATTGATTTACTTCTTGATATTAGAGTATTCTTTCAACCTTAACCatcatcaaagagaaggaatagaaaaaaaaaatcaaggatgCAAAAATCTTGTTTCCTTTATCTCTCAAGAAAATCAAAGCAAAGCACAATAaagattttttagaaattttacatTGATAAAAGATATGCATTGTTCATTATTAAATTGTAAGAATCATATGTTTCAAGATTTAAGTTTGGCTTTTTATGATTGGGATTCTTAGAAGGCtataaaacttaccatgcaTGCTAAAGGCAATAGATTTTTTAAGacataaaacagaaaaaaaaatatatattaagtttttcATATGGAATGGATTCCCaaattagttttcaaaattatataggTTGAACATTTCCATTAGTCttgaatttataaaatgaaatttacattagtgaaaagttaaagtgaaaaaattaactaaaatatttaaggAATCTATCTCAGTtggttgaataaaataaatataattaaaatgaatgacATTTTTTACAAAGTCACTAACTAATGAaaggtttttaaaatttcagaGATTAAATTGGCtaatcaatttcaaaagattaacTTAAGAGTTTATTATTTTCAGCATTTGGGATATAAATCACCTAGGAGTAATAGGGCAAATACAGATTTGGGATATTGATCACTTACAAGTATGATTGGGAAACACATTTTGTATAGTTGGGGGATACAGATTTGGCATCACCACAGCCAAATACCTGGGCTATTGCTACCTTATGCTTTGTAAATGGACAGGGGTACCACTTGTACCTTCTTAATGAAAGTTTTCTTTagctattaaaaaaatcattttcatttgaCTTTTGTTAACATCATATTGATTTTAAGTAACtaaagagaaaattttattaaaaaagaaaacgtttagtacatttaaaaaatataaaagtgtaataatcttttttctacttttaattCCTTAAGTTTGACTTTAAAAACTAATCTTGACAAATTATCTTGTgattaatgataaaaagaagttaatGACATGTAAATGAGTCTGTTTTTAGAGTTtaaatcaacataaaaaaaattacacaatcaAATAATAAGAAATCGTGATAaatgacttttaaaaaagttattatatttagattttatggataaaaaaatataattaagagttaaaatcctaataaaattaGTCATTTTTCTCAATCAAAATTGATCATCaacaaaattgataaatatttcatGGTGACAACGTATTacataataatttgttatttaatgAGTATAAAAACTCAAAACAATGTCATTACATACACGATTTTATCAAGTTTTTATGATCAGATTGTGCTTTTTTGCGATGTGAATATCAATGGTGGTTGTGTTGTGATAATGACATCAGGTGTCAATGATGCATACACGCATGGCTTTGAAACTAGCGTTTCAAATTGATGCATACACGCGACATTGTAACATGCTTTCTCCATCAATTATTGACTAGTAGGTGTTTGACATTaacattattcttttaaatttttttggggtGTTATGCCAAATATCAACGTCTTAATCGACATAAACTCAATTTGTCAACTAGCATGTGCTTGtacattaacatttttttgggtGTTATTCCAAATATCAACGTCCTAATAGACATAACCTGTAAATGCTAAATAGGTCTTCCTTGGCATCATTCCTTCACTTTTGCGACTAAGTAGTTGATATCTTGTGCATAATTTATCTAATCCACATTGAGCAATtaaaggtttagggtttagaatCTAATCAAAGGTTTGGTGGCATATTGTGtttgattaaaattgataaacTCCGACACCGTGACATCTCATCATTTGAATTGTGAAGAATTTTGTATTGATCATGAATGAGATTTGTTCAGCTTTCTTCaagtaataatttatttttatattattatacttgaaagtagaaaaataaaataagagagtAATACGAGATGTTCATTTTGGATTTCATACTCATTAACTACTCATTAGCCTCATTAGCCATTTATCATGCAAATTGCAACTTTACAGATAAAATTTCACGAATACTAAATTATCAGACAaaccttagaaatcaagtgaatTCAAGCAACAtctaaacaatttaattaattaaaacacagcagtcaatatttaaataaaacaatgtaGACAATTTAACGgtagaaaaaaatcaatcacaGAGAAGTAATTACAGATAAttattcagaaaaataaaaatacacacacacacacacacacacacacatatatatatatatatatatatatatatatatatatatatatatataattaaattataattttcaggGTGTTGCATTATTTGTTTGCACAACATTAATTTCACCAATtcttttcaactttttcttttagCAATTCAACTCATTTACTTGATACAGTTATTTGCAATTTTACTGCAAATAATCTTATTCATTGATTTGCCAAAACATATTCTCCCAAAACAATAGATATTTTGAATATTGTCTATTGGATGTTTGACTATCATAAGGAGGGATTTAAATTTGCTCCGTCACAGTGGTGACATCGTAAATTACAGGGGGCCTTTTTCTCAACGCTCACAAATATTCTTTTAACTTTTCTATTTCACATGATTTTGAACACTTGGACCTACAAGTGTATGGATTAACTAACTTGAAATGGTTTCAACTTAACTAATaatcttaaatttgaatttttagtatataattGTGTTAGAGGGAGAGCTTTGTGTTCATAATAACTCTATCGATTTTCAAGTAAAATTCGATCCTATATACAATATTTATGGTTTTCATAAAAACAAGATTTTGAATACTTGTATGATTTACTCCAAATGCGATGGAGAAGTGAGATAACcgctattttaaatattataatacaagctaaatattttatactacaCATGTATTCTCAAAACAGAACAAACTTAATATTTCATACTACACATAAATACTCAAAAAACCCAAAGTTAAAGAAattcatgataaataataattcatagTTTACACACACAATCATCATCAATCTAAGAGAAATAAGAACatagtaataaaacaaaaaatgaaagatcacagaaattaatagaaaaagtacataacaaattagataaaaaaaaccgCAAAATGTGAATTGAGTGGAaagtttaaaggaagaagaaagaacaaaacataggataaaaaataattatgtaatgtGTGAAGGAATAGAGGTCAAAACAAACGTAACTTTTGTAGAAATATTTAGCCAAACAATGATGTTTCAGGAGTAAATATGGTTTTTGAATTCTAATATTATGCCAGTGCTGCTATAGCGACCGAAAAGCCACTATTTAGGCCACTACTGCGGTTATTGAAAATCGCTCAGCTATTTGAATTCCATAGTAACAACAGGTAAAGTTCATATAGATGAATAGATGAATAGTAGTATAAAATGAAGTTGTGAATCACATAATGCACAAGGAAGATGATTCACCAAGATTTTTTACATGTTCATAAGTTCATTTCATGTTTAGTGTTTGGTTATTAACAGGTTTGCATTTTGTGGCATTAAAAGGCCATTATCTACTCTAATGTTCAGGTTTTTTCTGCATAAAAAAGTTCATGTCGTAGTTGCTGTTTGATTGCTATTTGCTAGCAAGTTCAGATTTTGTGGCTTGCTGTTTAGTCACTAACTGGTTTAGCTTGTGACACCAAAGCCATCTTTTGTAAAATGCCGTATCCTCATTCGAATCATGcttttcaagtatttttaagGTCATTCTACAAATGGCGAAACAATTTAGTGTTTCTAAAATTGCACATGAAATGATGCTACATGGGCACATATCCAAGGGTGTATAAGATCCTACACCAACTAGTCCGGTGActaatgaaagtatacaagcaTCACTCTACGAGGCATAAAGGAGTCTGCAGCACATTCCCTCTACAATAAATATCAGGAAAAAAATCTAGATGCAGTTTTTCAGGTGTTTTTGGTGGTGTTCTCCAATTATAATTGGAGTTTTAAACTATGCTGATATAAGTATTAATACAAACCTTTATTTTGCAAATTACAAAGgagaaacttcatttctaattAGAGCACAGCACCAAAAGCACCTAAGCAACTGCATCTAAATTTTGTCCTAAATAAAACATGCCACCTATTATCAGACTAGATGTAAGAGAAATACAAATACAATAAAACAAGGGATCAAGACAAGTCCTAGCACACCATTCATACTTGTTTCTGATTGTCAACATTGTCAGATATCACCATTACCTTGCTGAGCCTTAGACTCATAGAAGAGCCTTACAGTTGAGTAAATGGTAGAGGGTTCAGCCATGGCACCATTGCCATAGTCCCCACAAGCTAACCTCTTTGTAACAGGCGGGATGAGAGAAATGCCAAGCTCATCAATGGAGATGAGATGCCGCTCTGTGAAAGGATTGTTCCACATAAAAGTGTTCATGGCTGGTGCAACAAAGAATGGCTTGCTGTAGTCCCAGGCTCGAACGATGCATGTCAGTAGATTGTCACACAACCCTCCAGCAATCTACAATGGCATATACTTAAGTaatgaaaaggaaggaagtgacAATTGTAAATGCTTAAGTACTTAAACAGAAACATGCATGTAAGCCCTATGTAAGATTTACACACAAAAACTGAACACTAAAAGTTGGCAGTAATGGCTAGACAAGTCGGGGCAGCTACGATTAAGTTCTAAGGGTCACCGTTGAATACTCGTGGATTGAAAATGGCTTCTGCTCGAGGGGGAGACTATTATGTGGAAGAAACTCACACTTGAGGGAGAAATAgttggagtacaagtgtgaggtgaagtctcacattgggtaaaaatgaaaaagttgaacaccatataagtgaggagaagacccataaacctaAACCTTAAGGTTTTGGATTAAGGTGTGGTATCAAGTTTACTTTTATAGTTTCTCATGGCTCATTGGTATAAATGTCCTTGGTATTTATCCCTCCTTATGGCACAACAAcctaaatctttaagagagtttATGAAAATAGCTTATTTTAATAAGCTATCAAGAATAGCTTTTGAAAATAGTTTAagtttaatcttattttctctTCCATTGTAGAAACAACCTAAGCACTTATTCGATATGCACTTAATTAAGTTGTTTACCAAAATACATCCGTGATTACCTTGCCAAGGGTGTTTGCTGATAATGGAGCGATGACCATGATATCAGCCCATTTGCGAAGCTCAATGTGAAGCACGCTATCACCTAATTTCTTCCAACTAGACCATTCATTGTCATCCGTGTATAGAATTACATCCTTGGGCATTGCTGCTCTATCAATGAAATGCAAAGATGCACTTGTGGAAACTGCTCTTACATCTGCCCATTCAGAGAAACAGTGACAAAGATTTGCAAATTTGACAGCAGCAACACTCCCACTCGCAGCAAGTAGAATCCGGGGCTTCCTTGGGGCAGCATCCACAGCCATAGTCTCTCCCTCTGCCCTAACAGGTTCTGAACCGGCCATCACCTAGAGACTTCCACAGTGATCTTAAATATCCATGATTCAAACAGAAGTTTCAGCTCACTCATTAAAAACCTTCAAATTGGTATACTAAAACCCCTTTAGAGGATAACATATAGTTACTAAATATTTGTATCATATGAATGCAAAAGGAGAAATTCTTTAGTTAttgaaataaaactcaaataTGCATGCATCTAAATCCTAAAGATTAGACATAATCATTGGTTAAAAGCTAGCTTATCACGAATGACAACATCTACATCTTACGCCCTGTTTAGTTAAACTCCTCTGTAAGTACAAATAGTAGAAAgaaggtaaaataaattaaacttttcccataagttaaaatcaatttatgtaCTTCAACTTTTTAGAAACTCTCTGATCTAACTTCTCCAAAAAGCTAAAgttcataagttaattttaacttatgaaagatgtttgattcattttgcttttttatattcttcttctttaaaTGCTTATGGGGTAATTTTTTCAAACAGGGCAATAGGTCAATACCCTAAATATGTTTCGaaatacaatttaattttaacaaactGTTAGAGTGAactttttttacactttcaaacaATTAGAAATCACCCAACACATAAAAGTCAACAATTCGACCATATTTGAGAATCCATGATtgaatgacaataaaaaatgatCACATAGACATATGCGAATATTCATTTATAACAAGGTGCAATATCCACTGCATCAATGCAAAACTGATATAAGAGGGAATCCAccattacaaattcatatttacATACAGGCATTCCCCTCCCCCCAAACAA harbors:
- the LOC114405833 gene encoding probable phosphopantothenoylcysteine decarboxylase, yielding MAGSEPVRAEGETMAVDAAPRKPRILLAASGSVAAVKFANLCHCFSEWADVRAVSTSASLHFIDRAAMPKDVILYTDDNEWSSWKKLGDSVLHIELRKWADIMVIAPLSANTLGKIAGGLCDNLLTCIVRAWDYSKPFFVAPAMNTFMWNNPFTERHLISIDELGISLIPPVTKRLACGDYGNGAMAEPSTIYSTVRLFYESKAQQGNGDI